One window from the genome of Enterobacteriaceae bacterium Kacie_13 encodes:
- the rpoN gene encoding RNA polymerase factor sigma-54, translating into MKQGLQLRFSQQLAMTPQLQQAIRLLQLSTLELQQEIQLALESNPLLEQTDLHDEIDAVETPDSEGLDTREALEQKDMPEELPLDATWDEIYTAGTPSGTGNDYSDDELPVYQGETTQTLQDYLMWQVELTPFSDTDAAIATSIVDAVDDTGYLTISLEDILESIGDENVSMDEVEAVLKRVQRFDPVGVAARDLRDCLLIQLSQFVPETPFIAEARLIISEHLDLLANHDFRALMRSTRLKEDTLKGAMLLIQSLDPRPGQSINTGESEYVIPDVLVRKVSGVWTVELNSDSIPRLKINQQYAAMGNSTRSDSDGQFIRSNLQEAKWLIKSLESRNDTLLKVTRCIVEQQQAFFEMGDEYMKPMVLADIASAVEMHESTISRVTTQKFLHSPRGIFELKYFFSSHVSTDSGGEASSTAIRALVKKLIAAENPVKPLSDSKLATLLSDQGIMVARRTVAKYRESLSIPPSNQRKQLV; encoded by the coding sequence ATGAAGCAAGGTTTGCAACTCAGATTCAGCCAACAACTGGCCATGACTCCTCAATTACAACAGGCGATCCGTCTGTTGCAATTGTCCACGCTTGAGCTCCAACAGGAGATCCAACTCGCGCTGGAGAGCAACCCTCTGCTGGAACAAACTGATCTGCACGATGAAATCGATGCAGTCGAAACCCCTGACAGTGAAGGTCTGGATACCCGCGAAGCCCTCGAGCAGAAAGACATGCCCGAAGAGTTGCCGCTCGACGCCACCTGGGATGAGATTTACACCGCAGGCACACCGTCCGGGACAGGCAATGATTACAGCGACGATGAACTGCCGGTGTATCAGGGGGAAACCACCCAGACCCTTCAGGATTACCTGATGTGGCAGGTTGAGCTGACGCCGTTTTCTGATACCGACGCCGCCATAGCGACCTCCATTGTCGATGCCGTGGATGACACCGGTTATCTGACGATTTCCCTCGAGGACATTCTCGAAAGTATCGGCGATGAAAATGTATCGATGGATGAAGTTGAAGCCGTCTTAAAGCGCGTTCAGCGTTTTGACCCGGTGGGTGTGGCGGCGCGCGATCTGCGCGACTGTCTGCTGATTCAGCTTTCCCAGTTCGTCCCGGAAACGCCTTTCATTGCAGAAGCCAGACTTATCATCAGCGAACATCTGGATCTGCTGGCGAACCATGATTTCCGCGCACTTATGCGATCAACCCGTCTAAAAGAAGATACACTGAAAGGAGCGATGCTCCTGATCCAGTCTCTTGATCCGCGTCCGGGCCAGTCGATCAATACCGGCGAATCCGAATACGTAATTCCGGACGTTTTGGTACGCAAAGTGTCCGGTGTCTGGACCGTCGAACTGAACTCAGACAGCATTCCGCGATTGAAGATAAACCAGCAGTACGCCGCGATGGGCAATTCCACCCGCAGCGACAGCGACGGGCAGTTTATCCGCAGCAATCTGCAGGAAGCCAAGTGGCTGATCAAAAGTCTGGAAAGCCGTAACGATACACTTCTGAAGGTGACGCGCTGTATTGTCGAACAGCAGCAGGCGTTCTTTGAGATGGGTGACGAATACATGAAACCGATGGTGCTGGCCGATATCGCCAGCGCCGTTGAAATGCACGAATCGACGATTTCGCGCGTGACGACGCAAAAGTTCCTGCACAGCCCGCGCGGCATTTTCGAACTGAAGTATTTCTTCTCCAGCCATGTCAGTACTGACAGCGGCGGCGAGGCATCGTCCACTGCGATCCGGGCGCTGGTGAAGAAATTAATTGCAGCGGAGAATCCTGTAAAACCGCTGAGCGACAGTAAGTTAGCAACCCTGCTTTCCGATCAGGGCATCATGGTTGCACGACGTACCGTTGCAAAATACCGAGAGTCTTTGTCCATCCCGCCCTCAAACCAGCGTAAACAGTTAGTTTGA
- the lptB gene encoding LPS export ABC transporter ATP-binding protein — protein sequence MAKLIAENLAKAYKGRKVVEDVSLNVNSGEIVGLLGPNGAGKTTTFYMVVGIVQRDAGRIIVDDEDISLLPLHTRARRGIGYLPQEASIFRRLSVFDNLMAVLQIRDDLNKDQRNDRANELMEEFHISHLRDNLGQSLSGGERRRVEIARALAANPKFILLDEPFAGVDPISVIDIKKIIEHLRDSGLGVLITDHNVRETLDVCERAYIVSQGKLIAHGTPADILADEQVKRVYLGEEFRL from the coding sequence ATGGCAAAATTAATCGCAGAAAATCTGGCGAAGGCATACAAAGGCCGCAAGGTCGTTGAAGATGTCAGCCTGAACGTTAATTCGGGCGAAATCGTCGGATTACTCGGCCCGAATGGTGCCGGTAAAACCACTACGTTCTACATGGTTGTCGGTATCGTGCAGCGTGATGCGGGACGTATTATCGTCGACGACGAAGATATCAGTCTTCTGCCATTGCACACCCGCGCACGTCGCGGCATTGGTTACCTGCCTCAGGAAGCGTCCATTTTCCGTCGCCTCAGCGTGTTTGATAATCTGATGGCAGTTTTGCAGATTCGTGACGACCTGAACAAAGATCAGCGAAACGATCGCGCCAACGAGCTGATGGAAGAGTTCCATATTTCCCATTTGCGCGATAACCTCGGCCAGTCACTGTCCGGTGGTGAACGCCGTCGTGTGGAAATTGCCCGTGCGCTGGCGGCGAATCCTAAGTTTATCTTGCTGGATGAACCTTTCGCTGGTGTTGACCCGATTTCCGTTATCGACATCAAAAAAATCATTGAGCATTTACGTGACAGCGGCCTCGGCGTGCTGATTACCGACCATAACGTTCGTGAAACACTCGACGTGTGTGAACGCGCCTATATCGTCAGTCAGGGCAAACTGATCGCCCACGGCACGCCAGCCGACATTCTTGCTGATGAACAAGTAAAACGTGTTTATCTGGGTGAAGAATTCCGTCTGTGA
- the lptA gene encoding lipopolysaccharide ABC transporter substrate-binding protein LptA produces MKFKVKNKIRNLLITGSLLAVSIPAFALKDDTTKPITIDSANQALDVNTNTATFTGNVVVNQGSIQVKADKVVVIRPQGVSGKEVVEGYGNPVTFYQLQDNGKPIKGHAQKVRYEVETDLVTLTGNAYLEQLDSNVKGDRITYLVQKQQMEAFSDKGKRVTTVLVPTQLQEKTPAAAGGQTKKSN; encoded by the coding sequence ATGAAATTCAAAGTAAAAAATAAAATCCGTAATCTTCTGATCACAGGCTCCTTGCTGGCCGTCAGCATTCCGGCGTTCGCGCTCAAAGATGACACGACGAAACCGATCACCATTGATTCCGCCAATCAGGCACTGGATGTGAACACCAACACGGCGACCTTTACCGGTAACGTAGTGGTGAATCAGGGGTCGATTCAGGTCAAAGCCGATAAAGTGGTCGTGATCCGTCCGCAAGGCGTGTCCGGCAAAGAAGTGGTCGAAGGCTACGGCAATCCGGTGACTTTCTACCAGTTGCAGGACAACGGCAAGCCGATCAAAGGCCACGCGCAGAAAGTCCGTTATGAAGTGGAAACCGATCTGGTGACCCTCACCGGCAACGCGTACCTGGAACAGCTCGACAGTAACGTGAAAGGCGATCGCATTACTTATCTGGTGCAGAAGCAGCAGATGGAAGCTTTCAGTGATAAAGGCAAACGTGTCACGACCGTCCTGGTCCCGACGCAGTTGCAGGAAAAGACCCCGGCAGCAGCCGGTGGCCAGACCAAAAAGAGTAACTGA
- the lptC gene encoding LPS export ABC transporter periplasmic protein LptC: MNKTRLWIILVLTAIVLVLIGWSLSDNSDDAPQAVNDQDPTYQSSHTVTMVYDPLGSLTYKLVSDQVKYYTTDQVTWFTNPVATMYDKNKVPTWVLRSDKAKMTQDKMLYLYGHVQADSLTPETSQLQRIKTDNAQVNLTTQDVASDDEVTLYGTGFTSNGMKMRGNLRDKTAELIEKVTTSYEIQSKK; the protein is encoded by the coding sequence ATGAATAAAACAAGACTTTGGATCATTCTGGTTCTGACAGCCATTGTTCTGGTGCTGATTGGCTGGTCACTGTCGGACAACTCCGATGACGCACCGCAGGCGGTTAACGATCAGGATCCGACCTATCAAAGCTCCCACACGGTTACAATGGTGTATGACCCGCTGGGTAGTCTGACGTACAAACTGGTCTCCGATCAGGTCAAATACTACACCACCGATCAGGTAACCTGGTTTACCAACCCGGTGGCGACCATGTATGACAAAAATAAAGTTCCAACCTGGGTGCTGCGTTCTGATAAAGCCAAGATGACTCAGGATAAAATGCTCTATCTTTATGGGCATGTTCAGGCAGATAGCCTGACGCCGGAAACATCACAGCTGCAAAGAATCAAAACGGACAATGCACAGGTTAACCTGACGACACAAGACGTTGCCTCAGACGATGAAGTGACGCTTTACGGTACAGGTTTTACATCTAACGGCATGAAAATGCGTGGTAATCTGCGTGATAAAACAGCAGAGCTGATCGAAAAGGTAACGACCTCTTATGAAATTCAAAGTAAAAAATAA
- the kdsC gene encoding 3-deoxy-manno-octulosonate-8-phosphatase KdsC, producing MSNHAALVDTCYGPVSTDVLERAKAVRLLICDVDGVMSDGLIYMGNQGEELKSFNVRDGYGIRCLLTSDIEVAIITGRNAKLLEDRAKTLGIRHLYQGQSDKLLAFRELLDTLSLRAEEVAYIGDDLIDWPVMAEVGLSVAVQDAHPILLPKAHYVTRIAGGRGAVRELCDLILLAQGKLEDAKGLSI from the coding sequence ATGAGTAATCACGCAGCCCTGGTGGATACCTGCTACGGTCCGGTCAGCACCGACGTGCTTGAACGGGCGAAAGCGGTTCGCCTGCTGATTTGCGATGTGGACGGCGTCATGTCTGATGGCCTGATCTACATGGGAAATCAGGGAGAAGAGCTGAAAAGTTTCAACGTTCGCGACGGCTATGGTATCCGTTGCCTGCTAACTTCTGACATTGAGGTCGCCATTATTACAGGCCGCAATGCAAAATTATTGGAAGATCGCGCTAAAACCCTCGGGATCCGTCACTTGTATCAGGGGCAGTCAGATAAGCTTTTGGCCTTCCGCGAACTGTTAGATACACTGTCGCTTCGGGCAGAGGAAGTCGCCTACATCGGTGATGACCTGATTGACTGGCCGGTGATGGCCGAAGTGGGTCTGTCCGTCGCGGTTCAGGACGCACATCCTATCCTGTTGCCAAAGGCACATTACGTGACCCGCATTGCCGGGGGTCGTGGCGCAGTTCGCGAATTATGTGATTTGATTCTGCTGGCGCAGGGCAAGCTGGAGGACGCCAAAGGGCTGTCGATATGA
- the kdsD gene encoding arabinose-5-phosphate isomerase KdsD, whose product MANDILASDFDFQAVGREVLKTEREGLEQLDQYINGDFTRACEKIFACTGKVVVMGMGKSGHIGRKMAATFASTGTPAFFVHPGEASHGDLGMVSKQDVVILISNSGEANEILSLIPVLKRLAITLICMTANPESTMGKAADVHLCVRVPKEACPLGLAPTSSTTAVLVMGDALAVALLEARGFTPEDFALSHPGGALGRKLLLRVSDIMHSGDEIPHVSRDASLRDALLEITRKNLGMTVICDDLMKIQGIFTDGDLRRIFDMGVNINTASIADVMTTGGVRVRPSLLAVDALNLMQEKHITCVMVADGDQLLGVLHMHDMLRAGVV is encoded by the coding sequence ATGGCTAACGATATCCTCGCCTCCGACTTTGATTTCCAGGCTGTCGGACGTGAAGTGCTGAAAACAGAACGTGAAGGACTTGAGCAGTTAGATCAATACATCAACGGGGATTTCACCCGTGCCTGTGAGAAGATTTTCGCCTGCACCGGTAAAGTCGTGGTGATGGGAATGGGTAAATCAGGCCATATCGGACGTAAGATGGCTGCCACCTTCGCCAGTACGGGTACCCCGGCATTCTTTGTCCATCCGGGGGAAGCCAGCCACGGCGATCTCGGTATGGTGTCCAAACAGGACGTCGTGATCCTGATTTCCAACTCCGGCGAAGCGAATGAAATTCTCTCGCTAATCCCGGTATTAAAGCGTTTAGCTATTACGCTTATCTGCATGACCGCGAACCCCGAAAGTACCATGGGGAAAGCAGCCGACGTGCATCTTTGCGTGCGGGTGCCTAAAGAGGCCTGCCCGCTCGGCTTAGCGCCAACCAGCAGCACCACGGCAGTATTGGTGATGGGCGATGCCCTTGCCGTTGCGCTGCTTGAAGCACGCGGTTTTACGCCGGAAGATTTCGCCCTGTCGCATCCCGGCGGAGCACTGGGTCGCAAACTCCTGCTGCGCGTCAGCGATATCATGCACTCAGGTGATGAAATTCCGCACGTCAGCCGCGATGCGTCTTTACGTGATGCCCTGCTGGAAATCACCCGTAAGAATCTGGGAATGACTGTCATCTGTGACGACCTGATGAAAATTCAGGGTATCTTCACCGACGGTGATTTACGCCGGATTTTCGACATGGGCGTCAATATCAACACGGCGTCCATTGCGGATGTGATGACCACCGGCGGCGTTCGCGTGCGTCCTTCCCTGCTGGCTGTCGATGCGCTGAATTTAATGCAGGAAAAACACATTACCTGTGTGATGGTTGCTGATGGTGACCAGTTGTTGGGTGTGTTACATATGCACGACATGCTACGCGCTGGCGTAGTTTAA
- a CDS encoding calcium/sodium antiporter produces the protein MLLAIVLMIVGLLLLVYAADRLVYGAAVLARSMGMPPLIIGMTVVGVGISLPELVVSTTAAMNDQMDLAVGNAIGSNIINILLILGGAALIHPLSVRSDILRRELPLLLLVTGLCGFLLSDGELSRVDGVLLLASAAAFMMLVIKIARAAEKEGLDTLTYEQMSELPSDSSNTVAFLWLALGFIIMPLASGMIVDNSTVIARYFGVSELVIGLTVIAIGTSLPELATFIAGALKGEDDIALGNIIGANIFNTCLVLGLPALVAPGSFNPDAFHRDYWVMLAVSIVLTGLCLMRKHRIGHLAGALLLCGFIAYMAVLFLQPDGIGL, from the coding sequence ATGCTTCTCGCTATCGTACTGATGATTGTCGGCCTCTTACTTCTTGTGTATGCCGCCGATCGTCTGGTGTACGGAGCCGCAGTATTAGCACGTTCGATGGGTATGCCACCGCTTATCATCGGGATGACCGTCGTCGGCGTCGGGATTTCCCTTCCTGAACTGGTCGTTTCCACTACTGCCGCCATGAATGATCAAATGGATTTGGCGGTCGGAAACGCAATTGGTTCCAATATCATTAATATTCTTCTGATTTTGGGCGGTGCGGCCCTGATTCATCCACTTTCCGTGCGTTCTGATATATTACGCCGCGAACTCCCTCTATTGTTACTGGTCACAGGGCTCTGCGGTTTTCTGCTCAGTGACGGAGAACTCAGCCGCGTTGATGGTGTTTTGCTGCTGGCCAGCGCCGCAGCCTTTATGATGCTGGTGATTAAAATCGCCCGCGCGGCCGAAAAAGAAGGGCTCGATACGCTGACCTATGAGCAGATGTCCGAACTGCCCTCCGACAGCAGTAACACCGTGGCGTTTTTGTGGCTGGCACTGGGCTTTATCATTATGCCGCTGGCATCAGGAATGATTGTCGATAACAGTACCGTAATTGCCCGTTATTTTGGCGTCAGCGAGCTGGTGATTGGCCTGACGGTGATTGCCATCGGAACCAGCCTGCCGGAACTGGCGACGTTTATTGCCGGTGCTCTCAAAGGTGAAGACGACATTGCGCTGGGTAACATTATCGGCGCGAATATCTTTAATACCTGTCTGGTGCTGGGATTACCCGCGCTGGTGGCACCAGGCTCGTTCAACCCGGATGCGTTTCATCGCGATTACTGGGTCATGCTGGCGGTCAGTATAGTACTTACCGGGCTGTGCCTGATGCGAAAACACCGTATCGGTCATTTAGCCGGTGCACTGTTACTCTGTGGATTTATCGCCTATATGGCAGTGCTGTTCCTTCAACCGGACGGCATTGGCCTCTGA